A single region of the Solwaraspora sp. WMMD406 genome encodes:
- a CDS encoding DUF5753 domain-containing protein, translated as MPVTGPTVVRRQLGRRLRRLREEAARTEQEVERAKVCSRTTLWRIENGKFPVKMNTVRGLCWFYGADPETTDALTRLAAACDEHGWWESHGDAVPDWFQLYLGLEAAATEIHLYDPELIHGLLQTPDYMRAVFRAADRQASEQQIERLVSLRLDRQISYYDRADPARIVAVLGAGALAREVGGPAVMAEQRAHLASVGRRVRVEIRVLPWSAGAHAAMVSPFILLDFADPDDPDIAYVESHVGARYLERPDELAEYRRIFREVREQSIPIEEHLR; from the coding sequence ATGCCGGTCACCGGACCGACTGTGGTGCGCCGTCAGCTGGGGCGACGACTGCGCCGACTGCGCGAGGAGGCGGCCCGCACCGAGCAGGAAGTGGAGCGGGCCAAGGTCTGTTCCCGTACGACGTTGTGGCGCATCGAGAACGGCAAGTTCCCGGTGAAGATGAACACGGTCCGGGGTCTGTGCTGGTTCTACGGTGCCGACCCGGAGACGACGGACGCGTTGACCCGCCTGGCCGCCGCGTGTGACGAGCACGGTTGGTGGGAGTCGCACGGTGACGCCGTACCGGATTGGTTTCAGCTCTATCTCGGCCTCGAAGCCGCCGCCACCGAGATCCATCTGTATGACCCTGAGCTGATCCACGGTCTACTCCAGACGCCGGACTACATGCGCGCCGTGTTCCGGGCGGCCGACCGGCAGGCATCCGAGCAGCAGATCGAGCGGCTGGTGTCGCTGCGGCTCGATCGGCAGATTTCCTACTACGACCGGGCCGATCCGGCGAGGATCGTCGCGGTCCTCGGTGCTGGCGCGTTGGCCCGTGAGGTCGGCGGCCCGGCGGTGATGGCCGAGCAACGCGCCCACCTGGCCAGCGTGGGTCGACGGGTCCGGGTGGAGATCCGCGTCCTGCCGTGGTCCGCCGGTGCCCACGCCGCGATGGTCAGCCCGTTCATTCTGCTCGACTTCGCCGACCCCGACGACCCCGACATCGCCTACGTCGAGTCCCATGTGGGCGCTCGCTACCTGGAGCGTCCGGACGAGTTGGCCGAGTACCGTCGAATTTTCCGCGAGGTCCGCGAGCAGTCGATCCCGATCGAGGAGCACCTGCGATGA
- a CDS encoding DUF397 domain-containing protein, with product MKPDTPWFTSSRSGGNGGACVEARRHAGHAEVRDSKDRTGPTLTFSTSQWGTFTTALQSGTLPH from the coding sequence ATGAAGCCCGACACCCCCTGGTTCACCTCCAGCCGCAGCGGCGGCAACGGCGGAGCGTGCGTCGAGGCCCGCCGGCACGCCGGCCACGCCGAGGTACGCGACAGCAAGGACCGCACCGGCCCCACCCTGACGTTCAGCACTTCCCAGTGGGGCACCTTCACCACCGCCCTGCAGTCCGGCACCCTCCCCCACTGA
- a CDS encoding IS5 family transposase (programmed frameshift) — protein sequence MEKYCPDALWHLARPLLPPHPERHQGGGRRRTDDRAMLAAILYVLESGCSWRKLPASFPVHWRTAHRRFAEWVEAGVMTALHRATLDVLGAAGRIDWSRVSVDSMHVRAVKRGNLTGPSPVDRGKPGSKIHAMSDRGGLPLHVGVSAANLNDHRMLEDMVDGVTPVRQPVGRPRRRPAKLHGDKGYDYPECRDLLRARGIVARIARKGVESSKRLGRHRYVIERCLEWMTRFRRLVRRYDRKASHYLGFLHLACALICYRRADRLNLLTSNNPY from the exons GTGGAGAAGTACTGCCCCGACGCGTTGTGGCACCTCGCGCGGCCGTTGCTGCCGCCGCACCCGGAAAGGCACCAGGGCGGCGGCCGGCGGCGGACCGATGACCGGGCGATGCTCGCGGCGATCCTGTACGTACTGGAGTCCGGCTGCTCGTGGCGCAAGCTGCCCGCCTCGTTCCCGGTCCACTGGCGCACCGCGCACCGCCGGTTCGCCGAATGGGTCGAGGCCGGGGTGATGACCGCCCTGCACCGGGCGACGCTCGATGTCCTCGGCGCGGCCGGGCGGATCGACTGGTCGAGGGTGAGTGTCGACAGCATGCACGTACGCGCGGTGAAAAGGGGGA ACCTGACCGGGCCCAGCCCGGTGGACCGGGGCAAGCCCGGCTCCAAGATCCACGCCATGAGCGACCGGGGCGGGTTGCCGCTGCACGTGGGCGTCTCCGCCGCGAACCTCAACGACCACCGGATGCTCGAGGACATGGTCGACGGCGTCACACCAGTGCGTCAACCGGTCGGCCGGCCGCGTCGACGACCGGCCAAACTCCACGGCGACAAGGGCTACGACTACCCCGAATGCCGCGACCTGCTGCGCGCACGCGGCATCGTCGCACGGATCGCGCGCAAGGGCGTCGAGTCGTCGAAGCGGCTGGGCCGGCACCGCTACGTCATCGAACGCTGCCTCGAGTGGATGACCCGGTTCCGACGGCTGGTCCGCCGCTACGACCGCAAGGCTTCCCACTACCTCGGATTCCTCCACCTGGCATGCGCTCTGATCTGCTACCGCCGCGCCGACCGACTCAACCTGTTGACCAGCAACAACCCCTACTGA
- a CDS encoding Uma2 family endonuclease translates to MTLDDLTAMMAADESHRYEISPEGALSIMPPPGYAHAIIATRLTVWLASAGVPAERIAQAVGLRIPGRGGTVGGRIPDPVVWSKPQSDAVWLPVADVLLVVEIMSPGSEGIDLITKRNEYAAAGIPQYWIVDQDPAQTVTMHRLAGDRFTVHATMPLAWVLNTSPDEHDLG, encoded by the coding sequence GTGACGCTCGACGACCTCACCGCGATGATGGCTGCGGACGAATCTCATCGATATGAGATCAGCCCCGAGGGAGCACTCTCGATCATGCCGCCGCCTGGGTACGCTCATGCGATCATCGCGACCCGGCTCACGGTGTGGCTTGCCTCCGCCGGTGTCCCGGCGGAGCGGATCGCCCAGGCGGTCGGACTGCGCATCCCAGGTCGCGGTGGCACGGTCGGTGGACGGATCCCCGACCCGGTCGTGTGGAGCAAGCCGCAGTCCGACGCCGTCTGGCTGCCGGTCGCAGACGTACTGCTCGTCGTCGAAATCATGTCGCCGGGTTCAGAAGGCATTGATCTGATCACCAAGCGTAATGAGTACGCGGCAGCCGGCATCCCGCAGTACTGGATCGTCGACCAGGATCCGGCCCAGACCGTCACCATGCATCGCCTGGCCGGTGATCGCTTCACGGTGCACGCGACGATGCCGCTTGCCTGGGTCCTCAACACCAGCCCGGACGAGCACGACCTCGGCTGA
- a CDS encoding DUF559 domain-containing protein: protein MSDWEQGLLTATDAPAVVVHRTAGLSGQQATVAAVLDELEATAGQLFPAWLPGAEGITTSAGAAPVAVRRLAVAHAAATGQSGPFLADLAAAALTGSAAHTRRHPPEVRARGLARVIAASFGRPACALVLRPPDHLDEAATLALAQAAQWLVDHGRLTVWIDSDSPYGIESQPRATEPPSVARPRREPRAGTRRTRDVVGRPHPSSRAEVVLEAALARRTWAAGRAWNHTIRPGPLVNPVRVDLLWKRERCVVEIDGDDHRTPAKFTEDRHRDVMLQINGYAVLRFTNTQVLDDIDNVLVLLQQFLATRRRIRKGP from the coding sequence GTGAGTGACTGGGAACAGGGATTATTGACAGCAACTGATGCTCCGGCGGTCGTCGTTCACCGTACCGCCGGGTTGTCGGGCCAGCAGGCGACCGTCGCCGCCGTCCTCGACGAGCTGGAGGCGACCGCCGGCCAGCTTTTCCCCGCCTGGCTGCCCGGAGCCGAAGGGATCACGACGTCTGCCGGTGCCGCGCCGGTCGCCGTACGCAGGCTCGCTGTCGCCCACGCCGCCGCGACCGGCCAGTCCGGCCCGTTCCTCGCGGACCTGGCGGCCGCCGCGCTCACCGGGTCGGCGGCCCACACCCGGCGGCATCCGCCGGAGGTACGGGCACGCGGGCTGGCCCGGGTCATCGCGGCCAGCTTCGGCCGGCCGGCGTGCGCGTTGGTGCTACGGCCGCCCGATCATCTTGACGAGGCGGCCACGCTGGCGCTGGCCCAGGCGGCGCAGTGGCTGGTCGACCACGGTCGGCTGACTGTATGGATCGACAGCGATTCGCCGTACGGCATCGAGAGCCAGCCGCGTGCGACGGAGCCTCCGTCGGTGGCCCGGCCGCGTCGTGAACCGCGCGCCGGAACCCGACGGACGAGGGACGTCGTCGGCAGGCCGCATCCGAGCAGTCGCGCCGAGGTGGTGCTCGAAGCCGCCTTGGCCCGCCGGACCTGGGCGGCCGGCCGCGCCTGGAACCACACCATCAGACCGGGTCCGCTGGTCAACCCCGTCCGGGTCGACCTGCTGTGGAAACGGGAACGGTGCGTCGTCGAGATCGACGGAGACGACCACCGTACGCCGGCGAAGTTCACCGAGGACCGGCACCGCGACGTGATGCTCCAGATCAACGGGTACGCCGTACTCCGTTTCACCAACACCCAGGTGCTCGACGACATCGACAACGTGCTCGTGCTCCTGCAGCAGTTCCTCGCCACCCGTCGCCGTATCAGAAAAGGACCCTGA